A genomic segment from Stappia indica encodes:
- the preA gene encoding NAD-dependent dihydropyrimidine dehydrogenase subunit PreA produces MADLRTNFLGIKSPNPFWLASAPPTDKEYNVVRAFKAGWGGVVWKTLGEDPAVVNVNGPRYGAIHGPDRSLFGFNNIELITDRPLETNLREIKQVKRDWPDRALVVSLMVPCEEQNWIDILRRVEETEADGVELNFGCPHGMSERGMGSAVGQVPEYIEMVTRWCKQHTRMPVIVKLTPNITDIRNPARAAHAGGADAVSLINTINSIVSVDLDQMAPYPTIDGQGAHGGYCGPAVKPIALNMVAEIARDPQTHGLPISGIGGVTTWRDAAEFMALGAGTVQVCTAAMTYGFRIVEDLIDGLSDWMDEKGYTSVDEVVGRAVPKVTDWQRLNLNYVVKARIDQDACIKCGRCHIACEDTSHQAITAMKDGLRHFEVIDEECVGCNLCVSVCPVEDCITMEQITEGSDPRTGKPINPNYANWTTHPNNPNRVAEAAE; encoded by the coding sequence ATGGCCGATCTTCGCACCAATTTTCTCGGCATCAAGTCGCCGAACCCGTTCTGGCTGGCCTCCGCGCCGCCGACCGACAAGGAATACAACGTCGTCCGCGCCTTCAAGGCGGGCTGGGGCGGCGTCGTCTGGAAGACGCTGGGCGAGGACCCGGCGGTGGTCAATGTCAACGGCCCGCGCTACGGCGCGATCCACGGGCCGGACCGCTCGCTGTTCGGGTTCAACAATATCGAGCTGATCACCGACCGCCCGCTGGAGACGAACCTGCGCGAGATCAAGCAGGTCAAGCGCGACTGGCCGGACCGGGCGCTCGTCGTCTCGCTGATGGTGCCCTGCGAGGAGCAGAACTGGATCGACATCCTGCGCCGCGTCGAGGAGACGGAAGCCGACGGCGTCGAGCTGAACTTCGGCTGTCCGCACGGCATGTCCGAGCGCGGCATGGGCTCGGCCGTCGGCCAGGTGCCCGAATACATCGAGATGGTGACGCGCTGGTGCAAGCAGCACACGCGCATGCCGGTGATCGTCAAGCTGACGCCGAACATCACCGACATCCGCAACCCGGCCCGGGCCGCCCATGCGGGCGGGGCCGACGCTGTGTCGCTGATCAACACGATCAACTCCATCGTCTCGGTCGATCTCGACCAGATGGCCCCCTATCCGACCATCGACGGGCAGGGCGCGCATGGCGGCTATTGCGGCCCGGCGGTGAAGCCGATCGCCCTCAACATGGTCGCCGAGATCGCCCGCGATCCGCAGACCCATGGCCTGCCGATTTCCGGCATCGGCGGCGTGACCACGTGGCGTGACGCGGCCGAGTTCATGGCGCTGGGTGCCGGCACGGTGCAGGTCTGCACCGCGGCGATGACCTACGGCTTCCGCATCGTCGAGGACCTGATCGACGGCCTGTCCGACTGGATGGACGAGAAGGGTTACACCTCGGTCGATGAGGTGGTCGGGCGGGCGGTGCCCAAGGTCACCGACTGGCAGCGGCTCAACCTCAACTATGTGGTCAAGGCGCGCATCGACCAGGATGCCTGCATCAAGTGCGGCCGCTGCCATATCGCCTGCGAGGACACCTCGCACCAGGCGATCACCGCGATGAAGGACGGCTTGCGCCACTTCGAGGTGATCGACGAGGAGTGCGTCGGCTGCAACCTGTGCGTCTCGGTCTGTCCGGTCGAGGACTGCATCACCATGGAGCAGATCACCGAGGGCTCGGACCCGCGCACCGGCAAGCCGATCAACCCGAACTATGCCAACTGGACGACCCATCCCAACAACCCGAACCGGGTGGCGGAAGCGGCAGAATGA
- a CDS encoding TetR/AcrR family transcriptional regulator, with protein MSGTDRTQERTQDRTQKSAIRAENERVILKAAEEVFAESGFRGATTGMIADRAGIPKANLHYYFPTKEALYRRVVEHIFNIWLEAANSFDESDDPVEALTAYISKKMDVSRAHPMGSKVWANEILHKAPVIQDYLETTLTEWTASRVAAIRRWIASGRIAPVDPQYLLYMIWATTQHYADFNHQIDTLNGGVPLSDAQFEDAKRTVTGIILAGIGAVPPAGLAAGDTPRDAGARNGAA; from the coding sequence ATGAGCGGCACGGATAGAACGCAAGAGAGAACACAGGACAGGACGCAGAAGAGCGCCATCCGGGCGGAGAACGAGCGCGTCATCCTCAAGGCGGCCGAGGAGGTCTTTGCCGAAAGCGGCTTTCGCGGCGCGACCACCGGCATGATCGCCGACCGCGCAGGCATCCCCAAGGCCAACCTGCACTACTATTTCCCGACCAAGGAAGCGCTCTACCGGCGGGTGGTCGAGCACATCTTCAACATCTGGCTGGAGGCGGCGAACTCCTTCGACGAGAGCGACGATCCGGTCGAGGCGCTGACCGCCTACATCTCCAAGAAGATGGACGTCTCGCGCGCCCACCCGATGGGCTCCAAGGTCTGGGCCAACGAGATCCTGCACAAGGCGCCGGTGATCCAGGACTATCTGGAGACGACGCTGACCGAGTGGACCGCCTCGCGGGTCGCCGCCATCCGGCGCTGGATCGCCAGCGGCCGGATCGCGCCTGTCGATCCGCAATATCTTCTGTACATGATCTGGGCGACCACCCAGCACTATGCCGACTTCAACCACCAGATCGACACGCTGAACGGCGGCGTGCCCCTGTCCGACGCCCAGTTCGAGGACGCCAAGCGCACGGTGACCGGCATTATCCTGGCCGGCATCGGCGCGGTTCCCCCGGCCGGGCTTGCCGCCGGCGACACACCGCGCGATGCTGGCGCCCGCAACGGCGCGGCCTGA
- a CDS encoding lytic murein transglycosylase — protein sequence MRKALVVAALLLSAPLTLAGPAMAAKCGNNAAGFPAWLASFKREAVASGVSSRTVEAALGGMTYNSKVIRLDRNQKSFKLSFEQFLARRAPPSTIAIGKRRMKQHAVVLDRVERKYGVPKEVIVSIWGLESGFGGFMGDIPIFSSLSALAYDCRRSAFFTNELMSALRIADRGQMRISEMKGAWAGEIGQTQFLASSYERFAVDFDGDGRPNLIRSPADVFASTANFLRQHGWSKGGDWSPGTSNYGVLRDWNRAEVYRRTIAHFATELTR from the coding sequence ATGCGCAAGGCCCTCGTCGTCGCCGCCCTTCTGCTTTCCGCCCCGCTCACGCTGGCCGGACCGGCAATGGCCGCGAAATGCGGCAACAACGCCGCCGGCTTCCCGGCCTGGCTCGCCAGCTTCAAGCGGGAGGCGGTGGCCTCCGGCGTTTCCAGCCGCACGGTGGAGGCCGCGCTCGGCGGCATGACCTACAACAGCAAGGTCATCCGTCTCGACCGCAACCAGAAATCCTTCAAGCTCTCCTTCGAGCAGTTCCTGGCCCGCCGCGCCCCGCCCTCGACCATCGCCATCGGCAAGCGCCGCATGAAGCAGCATGCGGTGGTGCTCGACCGGGTGGAGCGCAAATACGGCGTGCCGAAGGAGGTCATCGTCTCGATCTGGGGGCTGGAATCCGGCTTCGGCGGCTTCATGGGCGACATCCCGATCTTCTCGTCGCTCTCCGCGCTTGCCTATGATTGCCGCCGCTCGGCCTTCTTTACCAACGAGTTGATGAGCGCGCTGCGCATCGCAGACCGCGGCCAGATGCGGATTTCCGAGATGAAGGGCGCCTGGGCCGGCGAGATCGGCCAGACCCAGTTCCTCGCCTCCAGCTACGAGCGCTTCGCGGTCGATTTCGACGGCGACGGCCGGCCGAACCTGATCCGCAGCCCGGCGGACGTCTTCGCCTCCACCGCCAATTTCCTGCGCCAGCACGGCTGGAGCAAGGGCGGCGACTGGTCGCCCGGCACCAGCAATTACGGCGTGCTGCGCGACTGGAACCGGGCCGAGGTCTATCGCCGGACCATCGCCCATTTCGCGACCGAGTTGACCAGGTAG
- a CDS encoding Zn-dependent hydrolase: MTAPGKNLRIDADRLWDALMEMAKIGPGVAGGNNRQSLTDADNEGRKLFQAWCEAAGMSMGVDAMGNMFMTRPGTDPDALPVYVGSHLDTQPTGGKYDGVLGVLGALELVRTLNDLNIRTKRAIVVTNWTNEEGTRFAPAMLASGVFAGVHDLDWAYERKDAEGRTVGDELKRIGWVGEEEVGARKMHAMFELHIEQGPILEAEGKDIGVVTHGQGLWWLEVTVTGKDSHTGSTPMPMRRNAGLGMARMTELVHEIAMKHQPRAVGAIGHCDVHPNSRNVIPGKVVFTVDFRSPDRETLDAMKAEFEARVPKIAEDLGLTATVEAVGHFDPVTFDETCVKAVRNAAEKLGYSHMDIISGAGHDACWVNKVAPTAMIMCPCVDGLSHNEAEEITREWAQAGADVLLHAVLEAAEIVD; the protein is encoded by the coding sequence ATGACCGCACCGGGCAAGAACCTGCGCATCGACGCCGACCGCCTGTGGGACGCCCTGATGGAGATGGCGAAGATCGGCCCGGGCGTTGCCGGCGGCAACAACCGCCAGTCCCTGACCGATGCCGACAACGAGGGGCGCAAGCTGTTCCAGGCCTGGTGCGAGGCGGCCGGGATGAGCATGGGCGTCGACGCCATGGGCAACATGTTCATGACGCGGCCGGGCACCGATCCCGATGCCCTGCCCGTCTATGTCGGCTCGCATCTCGACACCCAGCCGACGGGCGGCAAATATGACGGCGTGCTCGGCGTGCTCGGCGCGCTGGAACTGGTGCGCACCCTCAACGACCTCAACATCCGCACGAAGCGGGCCATCGTCGTCACCAACTGGACCAACGAGGAGGGCACGCGCTTTGCCCCCGCCATGCTGGCCTCCGGCGTCTTTGCCGGGGTGCACGATCTCGACTGGGCCTATGAGCGCAAGGACGCGGAGGGGCGCACGGTCGGCGACGAGCTGAAGCGAATCGGCTGGGTCGGCGAGGAAGAGGTCGGCGCGCGCAAGATGCACGCGATGTTCGAGCTGCATATCGAACAGGGACCGATCCTGGAGGCCGAGGGCAAGGATATCGGCGTCGTCACCCACGGCCAGGGCCTGTGGTGGCTGGAAGTCACGGTGACCGGCAAGGACAGCCATACCGGCTCGACGCCGATGCCGATGCGCCGCAATGCCGGCCTCGGCATGGCGCGGATGACCGAGCTGGTGCACGAGATCGCGATGAAGCACCAGCCGCGCGCGGTCGGCGCCATCGGCCATTGCGACGTCCATCCCAACTCGCGCAACGTCATTCCCGGCAAGGTGGTCTTCACCGTCGACTTCCGCTCGCCCGACCGCGAAACGCTGGACGCGATGAAGGCGGAGTTCGAGGCGCGGGTGCCGAAGATCGCCGAGGATCTGGGGCTGACGGCGACGGTCGAGGCGGTCGGCCATTTCGACCCGGTGACCTTCGACGAGACCTGCGTCAAGGCCGTGCGCAACGCGGCGGAAAAGCTCGGCTACAGCCACATGGACATCATTTCCGGGGCCGGCCACGACGCGTGCTGGGTCAACAAGGTCGCGCCGACGGCGATGATCATGTGCCCCTGCGTCGACGGGCTGTCGCACAACGAGGCCGAGGAGATCACCAGGGAATGGGCGCAGGCCGGTGCCGACGTGCTGCTGCATGCGGTGCTGGAAGCGGCGGAGATCGTGGACTAG
- the hydA gene encoding dihydropyrimidinase, whose amino-acid sequence MASKVIKGGTVVTADLTYRADVRIDGGRIIEIGPDLSGDEVLDATGCYVMPGGIDPHVHLEMPFMGTYSADDFESGTRAALAGGTTMVVDFCLPSPGQSLLEALTMWDNKSTRANCDYSFHMAITWWGEQVFNDMEAVVRDKGINSFKHFMAYKGALMVDDDEMFASFQRCAELGALPMVHAENGDVVAQLQARLMAEGNDGPEAHAYSRPAEVEGEATNRAIMIADMAGVPLYVVHTSCEQAHEAIRRAKQNGIRCYGEPLIQHLTLDESEYRHPDWDHAARRVMSPPFRNKKHQDSLWAGLQAGTLQVVATDHCAFTTEQKRTGLGDFTKIPNGTGGLEDRMPMLWTHGVATGRLTMNEFVAVTSTNIAKILNMYPKKGAILVGADADLVVWDPEKEKTISAATQQSAIDYNVFEGKTVKGLPRFTLTRGEVAIDDGAVKTREGHGTFVARPPFQAVNKALSTWKELTSPRKVERSGIPASGV is encoded by the coding sequence ATGGCGAGCAAAGTGATCAAGGGCGGAACGGTCGTCACGGCCGATCTCACCTATCGGGCGGACGTCAGGATCGACGGCGGCAGGATCATTGAGATCGGGCCGGATCTTTCCGGCGACGAGGTGCTCGACGCGACTGGCTGCTACGTGATGCCTGGCGGCATCGACCCGCATGTGCACCTGGAAATGCCGTTCATGGGCACCTATTCCGCCGACGATTTCGAGAGCGGCACGCGCGCGGCCCTTGCCGGCGGCACCACCATGGTGGTGGATTTCTGCCTGCCCTCGCCGGGTCAGTCGCTGCTGGAAGCGCTGACCATGTGGGACAACAAGTCCACCCGGGCCAATTGCGACTACTCCTTCCACATGGCGATCACCTGGTGGGGCGAGCAGGTGTTCAACGACATGGAAGCGGTGGTGCGCGACAAGGGCATCAACAGCTTCAAGCATTTCATGGCCTACAAGGGCGCACTGATGGTGGACGACGACGAGATGTTCGCCTCGTTCCAGCGCTGCGCCGAGCTCGGCGCGCTGCCCATGGTGCATGCGGAAAACGGCGACGTGGTCGCCCAGCTGCAGGCCAGGCTGATGGCGGAAGGCAATGACGGGCCGGAGGCCCATGCCTATTCGCGCCCGGCGGAAGTGGAGGGCGAGGCGACCAACCGCGCGATCATGATCGCCGACATGGCCGGCGTGCCGCTCTATGTGGTGCACACGTCCTGCGAACAGGCGCATGAGGCGATCCGCCGGGCCAAGCAGAACGGCATCCGCTGCTACGGCGAGCCGTTGATCCAGCACCTGACGCTGGACGAGAGCGAGTATCGCCATCCCGACTGGGACCACGCGGCGCGGCGGGTGATGTCGCCGCCCTTCCGCAACAAGAAGCACCAGGACAGCCTATGGGCCGGCCTGCAGGCGGGCACGCTGCAGGTGGTGGCGACCGACCACTGCGCCTTCACCACGGAGCAGAAGCGCACCGGGCTCGGCGACTTCACCAAGATCCCCAACGGCACCGGCGGGCTCGAGGACCGCATGCCGATGCTGTGGACCCACGGGGTCGCCACCGGCCGGCTGACCATGAACGAGTTCGTCGCCGTGACCTCGACCAACATCGCCAAGATCCTCAACATGTACCCGAAGAAGGGGGCGATCCTGGTCGGCGCCGATGCCGACCTGGTGGTCTGGGATCCGGAGAAGGAAAAGACGATTTCCGCCGCGACCCAGCAGTCGGCCATCGACTACAATGTGTTCGAGGGCAAGACGGTGAAGGGTCTGCCGCGCTTCACGCTGACCCGCGGCGAGGTGGCCATCGACGACGGGGCGGTGAAGACGCGCGAGGGACACGGCACGTTCGTCGCCCGCCCGCCCTTCCAGGCAGTCAACAAGGCGCTGTCGACCTGGAAGGAACTGACCTCGCCGCGCAAGGTGGAGCGCTCGGGCATTCCTGCAAGCGGCGTGTGA
- a CDS encoding ABC transporter ATP-binding protein has translation MQSQPAGDTAAPVIDIENLSLTFETDDGPVHALSNIDLAIGEGDFVSLIGPSGCGKTTLLRVIADLEAPTGGSITVNGMTPDEARLKRAYGYVFQAAALYPWRTIADNIALPLEIMGFSKGEREERIRRNMELVNLAGFERKYPWQLSGGMQQRASIARALSFDPDLLLMDEPFGALDEIVRDHLNEQLLKLWAKTRKTVVFVTHSIPEAVFLSTRIVVLCPRPGRIYDVIESDLPRERTLDIRETPEFLKIAHRVREGLRAGHSYDD, from the coding sequence ATGCAATCACAGCCTGCGGGAGACACGGCAGCGCCGGTCATCGACATCGAGAACCTGTCCCTGACCTTCGAGACCGATGACGGTCCGGTCCACGCGCTGTCGAACATCGACCTTGCCATCGGCGAGGGCGATTTCGTCTCGCTGATCGGCCCGTCGGGCTGCGGCAAGACCACGCTTTTGCGGGTGATCGCCGATCTGGAGGCGCCGACCGGCGGTTCGATCACCGTCAACGGCATGACGCCGGACGAAGCCCGGCTGAAGCGGGCCTATGGCTACGTGTTCCAGGCCGCCGCGCTCTATCCCTGGCGGACCATCGCCGACAACATCGCCCTGCCGCTGGAGATCATGGGCTTTTCCAAGGGGGAGCGCGAGGAGCGCATCCGCCGCAACATGGAGCTGGTGAACCTTGCCGGCTTCGAGCGAAAGTATCCCTGGCAGCTTTCGGGCGGCATGCAGCAGCGCGCCTCCATCGCCCGCGCCCTGTCCTTCGATCCTGACCTTCTCTTGATGGACGAGCCCTTCGGCGCGCTCGACGAGATCGTTCGCGACCACCTCAACGAGCAGCTGCTGAAACTGTGGGCCAAGACCCGCAAGACGGTGGTCTTCGTCACCCATTCGATCCCGGAGGCGGTGTTCCTGTCGACCAGGATCGTGGTTCTGTGCCCGCGTCCGGGCCGCATCTACGACGTGATCGAGAGCGACCTGCCGCGCGAGCGCACGCTCGACATCCGCGAGACGCCGGAATTCCTGAAGATCGCGCATCGTGTTCGCGAGGGGCTGCGGGCGGGGCACAGCTATGACGATTGA
- a CDS encoding DMT family transporter, with the protein MSNAGGTVTAAAAPSENGETGRAHVAMLGFVFLVSTSFPLGHAITHALDPAVLTALRFCIAAAIFAAIATVKRQWVLPKLSRLPVYLLIALLLDIFFVTMFEALRLTSALNAGAVFTLLPAFTALAGLALLGQRISRRQVVCLGVGAAGALLVLFGDDLTRLARLEFGPGERIYLFGVAAYAFYAPLMRLLNRGEPLEIFNFWILTAGAAMLLVYGRAELAATDWSSVSPQVLIGIAYLAVFPTATSFFCATYASLRLPAGPVMAYTYLLPSFVLLETVAIGAPWPGAWTLAGVAVTAAATFVLQRDGRNTKPRAA; encoded by the coding sequence TTGTCGAATGCGGGCGGCACGGTGACCGCCGCTGCCGCCCCTTCGGAAAACGGCGAGACCGGGCGCGCCCACGTGGCGATGCTCGGTTTCGTCTTTCTCGTCTCGACCTCGTTTCCCCTCGGCCACGCGATCACCCACGCGCTCGACCCGGCGGTGCTGACGGCGCTGCGCTTCTGCATCGCCGCGGCGATCTTCGCCGCCATCGCCACGGTCAAGCGGCAATGGGTGCTGCCGAAGCTGTCGCGGCTGCCGGTCTATCTGCTGATCGCGTTGTTGCTCGACATCTTCTTCGTGACGATGTTCGAGGCCTTGCGGCTGACCAGCGCGCTCAATGCGGGGGCTGTCTTCACCCTGCTTCCCGCCTTTACCGCGCTTGCCGGCCTTGCGCTGCTCGGCCAGCGGATCTCGCGGCGGCAGGTGGTGTGTCTTGGCGTGGGGGCGGCGGGCGCGCTGCTGGTGCTGTTCGGCGACGATCTCACCCGGCTCGCCCGGCTGGAATTCGGCCCCGGTGAGCGCATCTATCTCTTCGGTGTTGCCGCCTATGCCTTCTATGCGCCCCTGATGCGGCTCCTCAATCGCGGCGAGCCGCTGGAGATCTTCAACTTCTGGATCCTGACCGCCGGGGCGGCGATGCTGCTGGTCTACGGCCGGGCGGAACTGGCGGCGACCGACTGGTCCTCGGTGTCGCCGCAGGTGCTGATCGGCATCGCCTATCTGGCGGTGTTTCCGACGGCGACCAGCTTCTTCTGCGCCACCTATGCCAGCCTGCGCCTGCCGGCGGGGCCGGTGATGGCCTACACCTACCTGCTGCCGTCCTTCGTGCTGCTGGAGACGGTGGCGATCGGCGCGCCCTGGCCGGGCGCCTGGACGCTGGCCGGCGTCGCGGTGACGGCGGCCGCGACCTTCGTGCTGCAGCGCGACGGCCGCAATACGAAGCCGCGGGCCGCATGA
- the rutR gene encoding HTH-type transcriptional regulator RutR gives MEAGPTRADAGGLGPEGDGAPRTRIQERNRARILEAALGTFSRFGYRGARVDQIAEDAGMSKSNLLYYFGSKSEIYKAVLADLLDRWLAPLRTLDPEGDPRTELTAYIEQKLRFSADYPQASRLFANEMLQGAPMMRDVLEGPLKALVEEKSQVLRHWAESGRIRPVDPTHLIFLIWATTQTYADFAPQIEAITGSGIHDEAFRRQALQALTDLIFAGLLPRPGSP, from the coding sequence ATGGAGGCAGGCCCGACACGGGCAGATGCGGGAGGCCTTGGGCCCGAGGGCGACGGCGCTCCGCGCACGCGCATCCAGGAGCGCAACCGCGCCCGCATCCTGGAGGCCGCGCTCGGCACCTTCTCGCGCTTCGGCTATCGCGGCGCCCGCGTCGACCAGATCGCCGAGGACGCGGGCATGTCGAAGTCGAACCTGCTCTACTATTTCGGCTCCAAGTCGGAGATCTACAAGGCGGTGCTGGCCGACCTGCTCGACCGCTGGCTGGCGCCGTTGCGCACACTCGATCCCGAAGGCGACCCGCGCACCGAGCTCACCGCCTATATCGAGCAGAAGCTGCGCTTTTCCGCCGACTATCCGCAGGCCTCGCGCCTCTTCGCCAACGAGATGCTGCAGGGCGCGCCGATGATGCGCGACGTCCTGGAAGGCCCGCTGAAAGCGCTGGTGGAGGAGAAGTCGCAGGTGCTGCGCCACTGGGCCGAGAGCGGGCGCATCCGCCCGGTCGATCCCACCCACCTCATCTTCCTGATCTGGGCGACGACGCAGACCTATGCCGACTTCGCCCCGCAGATCGAGGCGATCACCGGCAGCGGCATCCACGACGAGGCCTTCCGCCGCCAGGCGTTGCAGGCGCTCACCGATCTTATCTTCGCCGGCCTGCTGCCGCGTCCCGGTTCGCCTTGA
- a CDS encoding CoA-acylating methylmalonate-semialdehyde dehydrogenase, whose amino-acid sequence MSKSGLASIENAIGGARVVSRSTRTQGVFNPATGEQTAVLPLSSAAEVAEAIAAAKAAFPAWRDTPPLKRARMMFRFKELLSAHADDIARAISAEHGKTHDDALGEVARGIEVVEFACGIPHLLKGEFARNVGPAIDSYSDRQPLGVVAGITPFNFPAMVPLWMYPIAVACGNTFVLKPSERDPSAVMAVYDLFQKSGFPDGVLNVVHGDKEAVDVLLTHPDVKAVSFVGSTPIAEYVYTTGTAHGKRVQALGGAKNHMIVMPDADMDQAADALMGAGYGSAGERCMAISVAVPIGEDTADRLVEKLVPRVQALKIGPATDREAEMGPLVTEAHMRKVLGYIDQGVKEGAELLVDGRGFSLQGYENGYFVGGTLFDRVTRDMTIYREEIFGPVLSVVRAKGYEEALSLINEHEYGNGTAIFTRDGDAARAFADRIEVGMVGINVPIPVPVAYFSFGGWKRSLFGDHSIYGAEGVRFNTRLKTVTTRWPAGIKDGAVYTFPNME is encoded by the coding sequence ATGTCGAAGTCCGGTCTTGCCAGCATCGAGAACGCCATCGGCGGGGCGCGTGTCGTCTCCCGCTCCACAAGGACGCAAGGGGTGTTCAACCCGGCGACCGGCGAGCAGACCGCCGTCCTGCCGCTGTCGAGCGCGGCCGAGGTCGCGGAGGCGATCGCCGCGGCGAAGGCGGCCTTCCCGGCCTGGCGCGACACGCCGCCGCTCAAGCGCGCGCGCATGATGTTCCGCTTCAAGGAGCTGCTCTCCGCCCATGCCGACGACATCGCGCGGGCGATCTCGGCCGAGCACGGCAAGACCCATGACGATGCGCTGGGCGAAGTGGCGCGCGGCATCGAGGTGGTGGAATTCGCCTGCGGCATCCCGCATCTCTTGAAGGGCGAGTTCGCCCGCAATGTCGGCCCGGCCATCGACAGCTATTCCGACCGCCAGCCGCTCGGCGTCGTCGCCGGCATCACCCCGTTCAACTTCCCGGCCATGGTGCCGCTGTGGATGTATCCGATTGCCGTCGCCTGCGGGAACACCTTCGTGCTGAAGCCGTCCGAGCGCGACCCCTCCGCCGTCATGGCGGTCTACGACCTGTTCCAGAAGTCGGGCTTCCCCGACGGGGTGCTCAATGTCGTGCACGGCGACAAGGAGGCGGTCGACGTGCTGTTGACCCATCCGGACGTCAAGGCGGTGTCCTTCGTCGGCTCCACGCCGATTGCCGAATACGTCTACACGACCGGCACCGCGCACGGAAAGCGGGTGCAGGCGCTGGGCGGGGCCAAGAACCACATGATCGTCATGCCGGACGCCGACATGGACCAGGCCGCCGACGCGCTGATGGGCGCGGGCTACGGCTCGGCCGGCGAGCGCTGCATGGCGATCTCCGTCGCCGTTCCCATCGGCGAGGACACCGCCGACCGGCTGGTGGAGAAGCTGGTGCCGCGCGTGCAGGCGCTGAAGATCGGCCCGGCCACCGACCGCGAGGCGGAGATGGGCCCGCTGGTGACAGAGGCGCATATGCGCAAGGTGCTCGGCTATATCGACCAGGGCGTCAAGGAAGGCGCGGAGCTGCTGGTCGACGGGCGCGGCTTCTCGCTGCAGGGCTACGAGAACGGCTATTTCGTCGGCGGCACCCTGTTCGACCGGGTGACCCGCGACATGACGATCTACCGCGAGGAGATCTTCGGCCCCGTCCTGTCGGTGGTGCGCGCCAAGGGCTACGAGGAAGCCCTGTCGCTGATCAACGAGCACGAATACGGCAACGGCACCGCGATCTTCACCCGCGACGGCGATGCCGCGCGCGCCTTCGCCGACCGCATCGAGGTGGGCATGGTCGGCATCAACGTGCCGATCCCGGTGCCGGTCGCCTATTTCTCCTTCGGCGGCTGGAAGCGGTCGCTGTTCGGGGACCATTCGATCTACGGCGCGGAAGGCGTGCGCTTCAACACGCGCCTGAAAACGGTGACGACGCGCTGGCCGGCCGGTATCAAGGACGGCGCCGTCTATACCTTTCCCAACATGGAGTGA
- a CDS encoding LysE family translocator, with protein sequence MDLSILVSFIVVAGLLVMSPGPNGVLIARTVPTSGRTAGFANIAGFITAFYLHGALVVFGVSVILVKSAELFFAVKMLGAAYLCWIGLKALRDAWRGPVAAASVSPARRRRTLAIAYWEGLLTNALNPKVSMFYLAAFPQFLPPGLATPANTFTLVFVHSMLNLVWFSLMVLAFSRLTAAARSGTFQRWIKGITGVVFLGFGARLATIEP encoded by the coding sequence ATGGACCTTTCGATACTGGTTTCCTTCATCGTGGTTGCGGGCCTGCTGGTGATGTCGCCCGGTCCCAACGGCGTGCTGATCGCGCGCACGGTGCCGACCTCCGGCCGGACGGCCGGCTTTGCCAATATCGCCGGCTTCATCACCGCCTTTTATCTGCACGGCGCGCTGGTGGTGTTCGGCGTGTCCGTCATCCTGGTGAAGTCGGCCGAGCTGTTCTTCGCCGTGAAAATGCTCGGCGCTGCCTATCTGTGCTGGATCGGCCTGAAGGCCCTGCGCGATGCCTGGCGCGGCCCCGTGGCTGCGGCCAGCGTGTCTCCGGCGCGGCGTCGGCGGACGCTGGCGATCGCCTATTGGGAGGGGCTGCTGACCAACGCGCTCAACCCGAAAGTGTCGATGTTCTACCTGGCGGCGTTTCCGCAATTCCTGCCGCCGGGACTGGCGACGCCGGCCAACACGTTCACGCTGGTCTTCGTCCACTCCATGCTCAACCTCGTCTGGTTCTCCCTGATGGTGCTGGCCTTTTCGCGGCTGACGGCGGCGGCGCGCAGCGGGACATTCCAGCGTTGGATCAAGGGCATCACCGGGGTGGTCTTCCTGGGCTTCGGGGCACGACTGGCAACCATCGAACCGTAA